The Desulfosporosinus acidiphilus SJ4 genome has a window encoding:
- the rpsP gene encoding 30S ribosomal protein S16 yields MATKIRLCRIGAKKNPFYRMVIAESSAPRDGRFIEQIGYYDPTKSPVVLNIDEEKALKWLSTGAQPSNTAKSLLSQAGILTKFHESKN; encoded by the coding sequence ATGGCTACGAAAATTCGTTTGTGCCGTATCGGCGCGAAAAAGAATCCTTTTTATCGCATGGTAATTGCCGAGTCTTCAGCTCCGCGTGATGGACGCTTTATTGAGCAAATCGGTTATTATGATCCGACAAAGAGCCCTGTCGTTTTAAATATCGACGAGGAAAAGGCTTTAAAATGGCTTTCTACGGGAGCTCAGCCTTCAAATACTGCTAAGTCTTTGTTAAGTCAAGCTGGTATCTTAACAAAATTCCATGAGTCCAAGAACTAA
- the mtnA gene encoding S-methyl-5-thioribose-1-phosphate isomerase, with amino-acid sequence MKSIEWLGNVLRILDQTKLPRETAYRDAVSYEEVAEAIETMEVRGAPAIGAAAAYGYVLGALEYKGDREGLKDFMEVVQTRLAQTRPTAVNLFWALRRMEDRLRESREIEDLDDVRKALIEEADNIAEDDRRMNRLIGELGNEIVPEKSNILTHCNAGALATVEYGTALSVIRIAHSSGKAIRVYADETRPLLQGARLTALELMNDKIPVTLIADNMAGFLMQQGKVDLVIVGADRIAANGDTANKIGTYSLAVLAQAHEVPFYVAAPTSTIDLKVATGQEIPIEERAAKEMRECFGVPMAPDEVSVYNPAFDVTPAKYITGIITEKGIVTAPYSVNLLKLMVRS; translated from the coding sequence ATGAAATCAATCGAATGGCTGGGAAATGTCTTGAGAATATTAGATCAGACCAAGCTACCTAGAGAAACAGCCTACCGGGATGCTGTATCCTATGAGGAAGTTGCCGAAGCTATTGAAACTATGGAAGTGCGTGGAGCGCCGGCCATAGGTGCGGCAGCGGCTTATGGATATGTACTGGGAGCACTTGAGTACAAAGGAGACAGAGAGGGATTAAAAGACTTTATGGAGGTTGTCCAGACACGTCTGGCTCAAACTCGCCCTACAGCTGTCAACTTGTTTTGGGCCTTGCGCCGTATGGAAGATCGTTTGCGTGAAAGCCGGGAAATAGAAGATTTAGATGACGTTCGTAAGGCACTGATCGAGGAAGCGGATAATATTGCGGAAGATGATCGCCGTATGAACCGATTGATTGGTGAACTTGGAAATGAGATCGTTCCGGAGAAAAGTAATATTTTGACCCATTGCAACGCCGGAGCTTTAGCAACGGTGGAATATGGAACGGCTCTAAGTGTCATTCGCATAGCCCATTCATCCGGCAAAGCGATTCGCGTTTATGCTGATGAAACAAGGCCTTTGCTGCAGGGAGCCAGGCTTACGGCTTTAGAACTCATGAATGATAAAATTCCTGTGACCTTAATCGCTGATAATATGGCGGGCTTTCTGATGCAGCAAGGTAAGGTTGACTTGGTGATTGTTGGTGCGGATCGTATTGCCGCCAATGGAGATACGGCCAATAAGATTGGGACCTATTCATTAGCCGTCTTGGCTCAAGCCCATGAAGTTCCTTTTTATGTTGCTGCTCCGACCTCAACCATTGATTTAAAAGTAGCAACCGGTCAAGAGATTCCCATTGAAGAAAGAGCGGCTAAAGAAATGAGAGAATGTTTTGGCGTTCCTATGGCTCCAGATGAAGTCAGTGTTTATAATCCTGCCTTTGACGTCACTCCGGCAAAATATATCACAGGCATCATCACCGAGAAAGGGATTGTTACGGCACCATATTCGGTCAACCTCCTTAAATTGATGGTGCGTTCATAG
- the rimM gene encoding ribosome maturation factor RimM (Essential for efficient processing of 16S rRNA), with translation MDEVLVGEVLRPHGVNGAMKVYPITSNRSRFSQLQEVILCKGELNQRFKVISARVQGDQVLLLVEGIESIEDAEKFRGWEVRIDRSEVPPLQEGWYYFELEGMKVYEGDTYLGVLSQVLETGANDVYIVKGKQGELCIPALKSVVKEVDVKGRRMDVALPPGLLED, from the coding sequence ATGGATGAAGTGTTGGTTGGAGAAGTTTTGCGTCCTCATGGGGTTAATGGGGCGATGAAAGTCTATCCGATTACGTCGAACCGGTCACGGTTTTCTCAGCTTCAGGAAGTGATCCTGTGTAAGGGCGAATTAAATCAGCGCTTTAAAGTTATCTCTGCCCGCGTTCAGGGGGATCAAGTTCTGCTCTTGGTTGAGGGAATTGAGAGTATTGAAGATGCGGAGAAGTTTCGCGGCTGGGAAGTGCGAATAGACCGTTCGGAAGTTCCTCCTCTGCAAGAAGGATGGTATTATTTCGAGCTTGAGGGAATGAAGGTCTATGAAGGGGATACTTATTTAGGAGTTTTATCTCAAGTCCTAGAAACCGGCGCCAATGATGTTTATATTGTCAAAGGAAAGCAGGGAGAACTATGCATCCCAGCTTTAAAAAGTGTCGTAAAAGAAGTGGATGTCAAAGGTCGGCGTATGGATGTTGCCCTTCCTCCAGGTTTGTTGGAGGACTAG
- a CDS encoding putative DNA-binding protein, whose protein sequence is MEKLATMALFADFYGPLLTEKQRNVWDLHYQQDLSLAEIAELEHISRQAIHDLLKRTERILEEYEQKLGLVHRFWKEREKLAEVRSLMRGLTEKDFSSHEAWERHCQIGVRIEDIFDI, encoded by the coding sequence ATGGAGAAACTAGCCACTATGGCTCTTTTCGCCGATTTCTACGGACCGTTGCTTACAGAAAAGCAGCGAAATGTTTGGGATCTGCATTACCAACAGGATCTTTCGCTTGCGGAAATCGCTGAGTTGGAACATATCAGCCGCCAAGCTATTCACGATTTACTCAAGCGTACGGAGAGAATACTTGAAGAATACGAACAGAAGCTAGGACTTGTACACAGATTTTGGAAGGAACGCGAGAAGCTCGCAGAGGTGCGAAGCTTAATGCGGGGGTTAACTGAGAAGGACTTTTCCAGTCATGAAGCTTGGGAACGTCACTGCCAAATCGGTGTCAGGATTGAGGATATATTTGATATTTGA
- the trmD gene encoding tRNA (guanosine(37)-N1)-methyltransferase TrmD — translation MKMTVLTLFPEMFAPVRESILKRAQAAGYLEFEFVDFRNYAAGKHRNVDDVPYGGGVGMVLKPEPIYAAMRDLPPAHGRRRTILMSPQGQVFHQTTAKRWSEYEELVFICGHYEGFDERIRELADEEASLGDYVLTGGELAAMVMMDAVARLVPGVLGEETSIEEESHSTALLEYPQYTRPADFEGRLVPEVLLSGHHALIKRWRRKESLRRTFLRRPDLFKGINFEAEDYSILEELVLEYPEMAEWREKWEPFRPLPKRRRRSIKGLK, via the coding sequence ATGAAAATGACTGTTTTAACCTTATTTCCGGAGATGTTTGCGCCGGTTCGCGAAAGCATTCTTAAACGTGCCCAGGCGGCAGGGTATTTGGAATTTGAGTTTGTGGATTTTCGAAACTATGCTGCCGGTAAACATCGAAACGTCGATGATGTTCCTTATGGCGGTGGGGTTGGGATGGTCTTGAAGCCTGAACCAATCTATGCAGCCATGCGGGATTTGCCTCCGGCACATGGCCGTCGGCGGACAATTCTGATGTCTCCTCAAGGGCAGGTTTTTCACCAAACGACGGCAAAACGTTGGTCGGAATATGAAGAATTAGTCTTTATCTGCGGACATTATGAAGGGTTTGATGAACGGATACGTGAGTTGGCTGATGAGGAAGCTTCTTTAGGGGATTATGTCCTAACGGGGGGAGAACTGGCTGCTATGGTTATGATGGATGCCGTAGCCCGCTTGGTGCCCGGCGTATTGGGAGAGGAGACTTCTATTGAGGAAGAATCCCATAGCACTGCCCTTTTAGAATACCCCCAATATACCAGACCGGCTGATTTTGAGGGGCGACTGGTTCCTGAGGTTTTGCTCTCCGGTCATCACGCGCTGATTAAACGTTGGCGGCGAAAAGAATCCCTTCGGCGCACTTTTTTGAGGCGCCCCGATTTATTTAAGGGTATTAATTTTGAGGCTGAGGACTATTCTATTTTGGAAGAACTTGTTCTCGAATACCCGGAAATGGCAGAGTGGCGGGAAAAATGGGAACCTTTCAGACCTTTGCCTAAAAGAAGGCGGAGAAGTATAAAGGGTCTGAAATAA
- a CDS encoding amidohydrolase: protein MSRILIRAMVLPMTGPDVFYPHGEICIENDRIVAVGAEGSVSENFKTDRVFNLPNDVVMPGLINTHTHAAMTLLRSYADDLPLMPWLNEKVWPFEDKMTEQDIYWGTALAICEMIRSGTTTMLDMYASMEKVAEAVLQAGTRAVLSRGLIGNGPNGERALQEAGDLFHQYQGAGGGRLKVMFGPHAPYTCSGEYLQRVKAQADSLGVGIHIHVAETLDEIKMIQEQYGKTPVEWLDELGLFGGHVVAAHCVHLTAKDMDILARNHVCIAHNPESNMKLNSGTAPITELLDREIVVGLGTDGASSNNNLDLFGEMRTAAFQQKLQVNSTALPAYKVLEMATVKGARTLGLEDVGMLAPGFKADLITVDMDQPHFYPRFSIPAHLVYVAHAGDVRTVMVDGKVIMEERKILTLDVNKVCQEAEIRAKRIAQELNG from the coding sequence TTGTCAAGAATTCTAATTAGGGCCATGGTCTTGCCTATGACTGGCCCTGATGTCTTTTATCCCCACGGGGAAATTTGTATTGAAAACGATCGTATTGTTGCTGTCGGCGCAGAGGGATCGGTTTCTGAGAACTTTAAAACTGATCGGGTTTTTAATTTGCCGAATGATGTTGTAATGCCCGGCTTAATTAATACTCATACCCATGCAGCCATGACCTTGCTTAGGAGTTATGCCGATGACCTTCCTCTTATGCCCTGGTTAAACGAAAAAGTGTGGCCCTTTGAGGATAAGATGACGGAGCAGGATATCTATTGGGGAACCGCCTTAGCAATTTGTGAAATGATACGATCCGGAACCACCACCATGCTTGATATGTATGCCTCGATGGAGAAAGTCGCTGAAGCAGTGCTGCAGGCAGGGACTCGTGCGGTCTTGTCCCGCGGACTTATTGGCAATGGCCCCAATGGTGAACGGGCCCTGCAAGAAGCCGGTGATTTGTTTCATCAATATCAAGGGGCCGGCGGAGGACGCCTGAAGGTCATGTTTGGACCCCATGCCCCGTATACTTGTTCCGGAGAATACTTGCAGAGAGTTAAAGCTCAGGCAGATAGCCTGGGTGTGGGAATTCACATCCATGTGGCAGAAACCCTTGACGAAATTAAGATGATTCAGGAGCAATATGGGAAGACTCCCGTGGAATGGCTGGATGAGTTAGGCTTGTTTGGAGGTCATGTGGTGGCAGCTCACTGTGTGCATTTAACTGCAAAGGATATGGATATTTTGGCTCGCAATCATGTTTGTATAGCCCACAATCCCGAAAGCAATATGAAGTTAAATAGTGGAACTGCTCCCATTACCGAACTGCTTGACCGAGAAATCGTCGTGGGGCTAGGGACCGATGGGGCGTCAAGCAATAACAATCTTGATCTTTTTGGAGAGATGCGCACAGCTGCATTTCAGCAAAAACTTCAAGTGAATTCTACTGCCCTTCCAGCTTATAAGGTGCTTGAGATGGCCACTGTCAAGGGTGCTCGAACATTAGGTCTTGAAGACGTTGGTATGTTGGCTCCCGGTTTTAAGGCAGATCTTATCACTGTCGATATGGATCAGCCTCATTTTTATCCCCGTTTTTCTATTCCTGCTCATTTAGTTTACGTTGCTCATGCAGGCGACGTTCGAACGGTGATGGTGGACGGAAAGGTAATCATGGAAGAACGGAAAATCCTAACCCTAGATGTTAATAAGGTTTGTCAGGAAGCGGAAATACGAGCCAAGAGAATCGCACAGGAATTGAATGGATAA
- the mtnP gene encoding S-methyl-5'-thioadenosine phosphorylase produces the protein MGGTGVDNFILSDQRLLAVETPYGTVQLMVGKLSGLEIVFLSRHGRGHAAPPHLVNYRANIWALHSLGVRKILATAAVGSLSRNYHLGELVLLSQFLDFTKSRPQTYYEGGDQGVLHVDMTEPYCSSLKQDVLAASEKTGIVVKDGACYVCTEGPRFETPAEIRMFQQLGADVVGMTSVPEVVLARELGMCYASIGMVTNEAAGISDHRLSHAEVTESLKTLGEKAARLLQATFEVLSPEQNCWCPAANQEVGKF, from the coding sequence ATTGGGGGTACGGGGGTTGATAATTTCATCCTAAGCGACCAACGTTTGCTTGCGGTGGAAACTCCCTATGGAACGGTTCAGCTAATGGTCGGGAAACTTTCGGGACTTGAAATTGTATTTTTAAGTCGTCATGGTCGTGGACATGCTGCCCCTCCTCACTTAGTAAACTACAGAGCCAATATTTGGGCCCTGCATTCTTTAGGGGTACGCAAGATATTGGCGACGGCGGCAGTTGGATCTCTGTCTCGGAATTATCATTTAGGTGAATTGGTTCTCTTAAGTCAGTTTTTAGATTTTACCAAAAGTCGTCCCCAAACATATTATGAAGGTGGAGATCAGGGAGTCCTTCATGTCGACATGACTGAACCCTATTGTTCTTCTTTGAAGCAGGATGTTTTGGCTGCTTCAGAAAAAACCGGGATTGTAGTTAAGGATGGGGCATGTTATGTTTGTACGGAAGGGCCAAGATTTGAAACACCTGCGGAAATACGGATGTTTCAACAACTTGGGGCGGACGTCGTTGGCATGACGAGCGTCCCGGAAGTGGTTTTGGCCCGAGAACTTGGGATGTGTTATGCTTCTATCGGAATGGTCACGAATGAAGCCGCTGGAATCTCTGATCATCGACTTAGTCACGCAGAAGTGACGGAAAGTTTAAAAACTTTGGGAGAGAAGGCCGCGCGACTTCTTCAGGCAACCTTTGAGGTTTTGTCCCCTGAACAGAATTGTTGGTGTCCTGCGGCAAATCAGGAAGTTGGTAAGTTTTAG
- a CDS encoding KH domain-containing protein: protein MKELVEILAKALVDHSDQVLVAQSETDKTVHLQLTVAPEDMGKVIGKQGKIANAIRTLVKAAAVKDGRRVHMDIDQ, encoded by the coding sequence GTGAAGGAACTTGTTGAAATCCTCGCGAAGGCGTTGGTCGATCATTCTGACCAGGTTCTTGTTGCACAGTCTGAGACAGATAAGACCGTTCATCTGCAGCTTACTGTTGCTCCTGAAGACATGGGTAAAGTTATTGGAAAACAAGGGAAGATCGCGAACGCAATTCGTACGCTGGTGAAAGCCGCTGCCGTTAAAGATGGTCGCCGAGTTCATATGGACATTGATCAATGA
- the ffh gene encoding signal recognition particle protein — protein MFQGLSDKLQETFKKLKGKGILKEADVNEAMREVRVALLEADVNFKVVKDFVAKVKERCIGQDVLESLSPAQQVIKIVHEEMIDLMGGATGKILVAPKPPTVILLLGLQGAGKTTHAAKLANMLKKQGKHPLLVACDIYRPAAIKQLEVLGEQIKVPVFSMGQEPPADIALASLKHAYQNGQDVVIIDTAGRLHINEELMDELRAIKTTVKPHEILLVVDAMTGQDAVNVAESFHKEIGLDGVILTKLDGDTRGGAALSIKAVTGCTIKFAGTGEKMDALEPFHPDRMASRILGMGDVLTLIEKAQESFDQKKAKEMEQKLRKQEFTLDDFLDQMQQMKKMGPLSSLLEMIPGVGKQLKDVKIDEKDTAHIEAIIRSMTLEERRKPALIKDSRKKRIAKGSGTSVQEVGRLLKQFEQMQKMMKQLTGSGAMGMLGMGKKGKKGGKKAGFRGF, from the coding sequence ATGTTTCAAGGATTAAGCGACAAACTCCAAGAAACATTTAAGAAACTCAAGGGAAAGGGTATTTTAAAGGAAGCCGATGTTAACGAAGCAATGAGAGAAGTTCGAGTTGCTTTACTTGAGGCGGATGTTAACTTTAAAGTAGTTAAGGACTTCGTTGCTAAGGTTAAAGAACGCTGCATTGGTCAAGATGTTTTAGAATCACTTTCACCTGCACAGCAAGTCATTAAAATTGTCCACGAAGAAATGATTGATCTGATGGGAGGGGCAACAGGAAAAATCCTCGTTGCACCGAAACCGCCTACTGTGATTTTACTTTTAGGATTGCAAGGTGCCGGGAAAACAACTCATGCGGCAAAACTTGCTAATATGCTCAAGAAGCAGGGAAAGCATCCTTTGCTGGTGGCTTGTGATATTTATCGCCCTGCTGCCATCAAGCAATTGGAGGTTTTAGGCGAACAGATAAAGGTACCTGTATTCTCTATGGGACAGGAACCTCCTGCTGATATTGCACTTGCCAGTCTTAAACATGCTTATCAAAATGGGCAAGATGTTGTGATTATCGATACGGCGGGGCGATTGCACATCAATGAAGAATTGATGGATGAACTGAGAGCCATTAAAACCACTGTCAAACCGCACGAGATCCTCTTAGTGGTTGATGCTATGACCGGTCAGGATGCGGTGAACGTTGCTGAATCGTTCCATAAAGAGATTGGTCTTGACGGAGTTATTCTCACGAAGTTAGACGGGGACACTCGCGGTGGAGCGGCACTTTCTATTAAAGCGGTTACCGGGTGCACGATTAAGTTCGCCGGCACCGGGGAAAAAATGGATGCACTTGAACCCTTCCATCCGGATCGTATGGCATCTCGGATCTTGGGGATGGGAGATGTTCTGACCCTGATCGAAAAGGCTCAAGAGTCTTTTGACCAGAAAAAAGCCAAGGAAATGGAACAGAAGCTGCGCAAGCAGGAATTCACCCTTGATGATTTTCTTGACCAGATGCAGCAAATGAAGAAAATGGGTCCCTTGTCTTCCCTCTTGGAAATGATTCCGGGGGTTGGAAAACAATTAAAAGATGTAAAAATTGATGAGAAAGATACCGCTCATATTGAAGCGATTATACGCTCAATGACTCTTGAAGAGCGCAGGAAGCCTGCCCTTATCAAAGATTCCCGGAAAAAGAGAATTGCTAAAGGGAGCGGAACAAGCGTTCAGGAAGTTGGGCGGCTCTTAAAGCAATTTGAACAGATGCAAAAGATGATGAAGCAGCTGACGGGTTCCGGCGCTATGGGAATGCTCGGAATGGGTAAGAAGGGCAAAAAGGGCGGCAAGAAAGCAGGCTTCAGGGGCTTCTGA
- the ftsY gene encoding signal recognition particle-docking protein FtsY, whose translation MAGFFSQLKAGLTKTRQNFVEKVEQIFTGYKKIDEELYEELEEVLIRSDVGVNTSMELVERLRKEVKQRKISDPQELTKVLQELIVELLGKEETIAFAERGPSVILVVGVNGVGKTTTIGKLANRFKLDGKRVVLAAGDTFRAAAIDQLEVWGERSGVEVIKQREGADPAAVAYDAVQAAKSREMDVVLVDTAGRLHNKVNLMEELRKVKRVIEREIPGAPHEVLLVLDATTGQNALQQAKLFQEVAGVTGIVLTKLDGTAKGGVVLGIQGETRIPVKWIGIGEGMEDLRPFVPKDFAEALFGSSEEG comes from the coding sequence TTGGCAGGTTTTTTCTCTCAGCTTAAAGCTGGTCTTACGAAAACACGTCAAAATTTTGTTGAAAAGGTTGAACAAATATTTACTGGCTATAAAAAAATTGATGAAGAGTTATATGAGGAATTGGAAGAAGTTTTAATTCGTTCGGATGTCGGAGTAAACACTTCTATGGAGTTAGTTGAACGTTTGCGTAAAGAGGTGAAGCAGCGTAAGATTTCTGACCCTCAAGAGTTAACTAAGGTTCTGCAAGAGTTAATCGTAGAATTATTAGGGAAAGAAGAAACTATTGCGTTCGCCGAGCGTGGCCCGAGTGTTATTTTGGTGGTTGGGGTTAATGGGGTTGGTAAAACAACGACCATTGGGAAACTGGCGAACCGCTTTAAACTGGATGGGAAACGTGTTGTTTTGGCTGCCGGGGATACATTCAGGGCGGCGGCTATTGATCAATTGGAGGTTTGGGGAGAACGTTCCGGGGTTGAGGTAATTAAACAGCGTGAAGGGGCTGATCCGGCAGCTGTTGCTTATGATGCGGTTCAGGCTGCCAAGTCTCGCGAGATGGATGTGGTGCTTGTGGATACAGCAGGCCGGCTCCATAATAAGGTGAATCTTATGGAGGAACTTCGTAAGGTTAAACGTGTCATTGAGCGGGAAATCCCGGGAGCGCCTCATGAAGTACTTCTTGTTTTAGATGCCACAACAGGCCAAAATGCTTTACAGCAGGCTAAGTTATTCCAGGAAGTTGCTGGGGTTACCGGTATAGTATTGACCAAACTCGATGGGACGGCCAAAGGCGGCGTTGTCTTAGGAATTCAGGGGGAAACACGAATTCCGGTGAAATGGATTGGTATCGGCGAAGGTATGGAAGATTTGCGTCCCTTTGTTCCTAAAGACTTTGCCGAGGCTCTTTTTGGCAGCTCTGAGGAGGGATAA